From one Montipora capricornis isolate CH-2021 chromosome 10, ASM3666992v2, whole genome shotgun sequence genomic stretch:
- the LOC138020124 gene encoding neuronal pentraxin-1-like isoform X1 encodes MLPGRVYRSLVGIDWLNCIRSCHEDPKCLSYNFVRSTDDGQGECQMIDCGLDDVCFTETLVFSSGAVFQQIVETKFDDTCNPLSKRNKPRADFNLYFPSPGLQANYVQGRRIMRHLNKLSVCFWVKSTKDQYTVFSYLGRKGKRELTLEIRGKDVLFTLGEEQRSISVPANDGKWHHFCALWSNTDGAFAFFKDGEVKRSLTQFQESYVIASKGNLVLGQEQTGNNIFDPSKSFEGELDGFNIWSRNLTAIEVLKRSKNCRKGRGDVIKWSKFAHGIKGIVKVVSPSTCVP; translated from the exons ATGTTACCCGGTCGTGTTTATCGTTCTTTGGTCGGCATAGACTGGCTTAACTGCATACGCTCTTGTCACGAAGACCCGAAGTGTCTTTCGTACAATTTTGTTCGTTCGACCGATGACGGACAAGGCGAGTGCCAAATGATTGATTGTGGATTAGACGACGTATGTTTCACAGAAACTCTTGTTTTCTCTTCTGGAGCAGTATTTCAACAGATTGTGGAAACGAAG TTTGATGACACATGCAATCCCTTGTCAAAAAGAAACAAGCCACGAGCAG ATTTCAACTTATATTTTCCTTCACCCGGACTGCAAGCAAATTATGTTCAAGGACGTAGAATTATGCGCCACCTAAACAAGTTGAGCGTGTGCTTTTGGGTCAAGTCTACAAAAGATCAATACACTGTGTTCAGCTACCTTGGAAGAAAGGGCAAGAGGGAGTTAACGTTGGAAATTCGTGGTAAGGACGTTTTATTTACCTTGGGAGAAGAGCAAAG atcAATTAGCGTGCCAGCGAATGACGGCAAATGGCACCATTTTTGTGCTTTGTGGTCCAACACTGACGGAGCATTTGCATTCTTCAAGGATGGAGAGGTTAAACGAAGCCTGACTCAATTTCAGGAAAGTTACGTCATTGCCTCAAAAGGAAATTTAGTCTTGGGACAAGAACAAACCGGAAATAATATCTTCGATCCCAGTAAATCGTTCGAAGGTGAATTGGACGGATTTAACATATGGAGCCGCAACCTAACTGCTATTGAAGTTCTCAAAAGGTCTAAAAACTGTCGTAAAGGAAGAGGGGACGTAATTAagtggtcaaaatttgcacaTGGGATCAAAGGAATAGTGAAAGTCGTTAGCCCCTCCACATGCGTTCCCTGA
- the LOC138020124 gene encoding uncharacterized protein isoform X2 — MLPGRVYRSLVGIDWLNCIRSCHEDPKCLSYNFVRSTDDGQGECQMIDCGLDDVCFTETLVFSSGAVFQQIVETKFDDTCNPLSKRNKPRADFNLYFPSPGLQANYVQGRRIMRHLNKLSVCFWVKSTKDQYTVFSYLGRKGKRELTLEIRGKDVLFTLGEEQRSTFSVSGGTQMTKLLQFQKQKRYGTDQLACQRMTANGTIFVLCGPTLTEHLHSSRMERLNEA, encoded by the exons ATGTTACCCGGTCGTGTTTATCGTTCTTTGGTCGGCATAGACTGGCTTAACTGCATACGCTCTTGTCACGAAGACCCGAAGTGTCTTTCGTACAATTTTGTTCGTTCGACCGATGACGGACAAGGCGAGTGCCAAATGATTGATTGTGGATTAGACGACGTATGTTTCACAGAAACTCTTGTTTTCTCTTCTGGAGCAGTATTTCAACAGATTGTGGAAACGAAG TTTGATGACACATGCAATCCCTTGTCAAAAAGAAACAAGCCACGAGCAG ATTTCAACTTATATTTTCCTTCACCCGGACTGCAAGCAAATTATGTTCAAGGACGTAGAATTATGCGCCACCTAAACAAGTTGAGCGTGTGCTTTTGGGTCAAGTCTACAAAAGATCAATACACTGTGTTCAGCTACCTTGGAAGAAAGGGCAAGAGGGAGTTAACGTTGGAAATTCGTGGTAAGGACGTTTTATTTACCTTGGGAGAAGAGCAAAG ATCAACATTTTCAGTATCTGGTGGCACGCAAATGACAAAATTGCTGcagtttcaaaaacaaaaacgttacggaactg atcAATTAGCGTGCCAGCGAATGACGGCAAATGGCACCATTTTTGTGCTTTGTGGTCCAACACTGACGGAGCATTTGCATTCTTCAAGGATGGAGAGGTTAAACGAAGCCTGA
- the LOC138020122 gene encoding uncharacterized protein isoform X4 → MDECTSNDNALQAPVTSDSDEDNDEMGLEVLFKAEQDPQMLSFDMWGSCRPKNLQANLEENRKLKPLRVHILKLVIDYLDNINVNYFIYGGTALSVYREGGKMIEHDGDIDIAIFETDFARAVKNIDCLPAFQNGHVMMLHNCSLYQNDWFDADGNEILFTGSGGKRLKFVAARELLTLFEIGADVSFDLNLVHVDVFTLGQHPDHPNCFCVNWNIPGHYDYRKKAFPKSIFAPSKTYRFEGIEGRMANEN, encoded by the exons CTACAGGCCCCAGTGACGTCTGACAGTGATGAGGACAACGACGAAATGGGTTTGGAAGTCCTTTTTAAAGCTGAACAAGATCCGCAGATGTTAAGTTTTGACATGTGGGGTTCATGCCGCCCCAAGAATTTACAAGCAAATCTTGAGGAAAACAGAAAGCTTAAGCCCTTACGTGTTCACATCTTGAAACTGGTTATTGACTACCTTGACAACATAAATGTGAATTATTTCATATACGGAGGCACAGCACTGTCAGTTTATCGTGAAGGTGGAAAAATGATTGAGCATGATGGTGATATTGACATTGCCATTTTCGAGACAGATTTCGCGAGAGCTGTAAAGAATATTGATTGTCTTCCAGCCTTTCAAAATGGTCATGTGATGATGTTACATAACTGTTCACTTTACCAGAACGACTGGTTTGATGCAGATGGCAATGAAATACTATTTACTGGCTCTGGTGGAAAGAGGTTAAAGTTTGTCGCTGCCAGGGAACTCTTAACACTCTTTGAAATCGGAGCTGATGTATCATTCGATTTGAATCTGGTGCACGTGGATGTATTTACACTGGGACAACATCCAGACCACCCAAATTGTTTCTGCGTCAACTGGAATATTCCTGGTCACTACGATTACAGAAAGAAAGCCTTTCCAAAATCCATCTTCGCTCCTTCAAAGACATATCGTTTTGAAGGAATAGAG GGACGGATGGCAAACGAAAATTga
- the LOC138020122 gene encoding uncharacterized protein isoform X3, translating into MGLEVLFKAEQDPQMLSFDMWGSCRPKNLQANLEENRKLKPLRVHILKLVIDYLDNINVNYFIYGGTALSVYREGGKMIEHDGDIDIAIFETDFARAVKNIDCLPAFQNGHVMMLHNCSLYQNDWFDADGNEILFTGSGGKRLKFVAARELLTLFEIGADVSFDLNLVHVDVFTLGQHPDHPNCFCVNWNIPGHYDYRKKAFPKSIFAPSKTYRFEGIEVNGMNDIKAYLEIEYGYLGLGAIYDSTTKLYVKIPEHLLKTLAFDVQQYFTSNSTCPDQSPRETEVME; encoded by the coding sequence ATGGGTTTGGAAGTCCTTTTTAAAGCTGAACAAGATCCGCAGATGTTAAGTTTTGACATGTGGGGTTCATGCCGCCCCAAGAATTTACAAGCAAATCTTGAGGAAAACAGAAAGCTTAAGCCCTTACGTGTTCACATCTTGAAACTGGTTATTGACTACCTTGACAACATAAATGTGAATTATTTCATATACGGAGGCACAGCACTGTCAGTTTATCGTGAAGGTGGAAAAATGATTGAGCATGATGGTGATATTGACATTGCCATTTTCGAGACAGATTTCGCGAGAGCTGTAAAGAATATTGATTGTCTTCCAGCCTTTCAAAATGGTCATGTGATGATGTTACATAACTGTTCACTTTACCAGAACGACTGGTTTGATGCAGATGGCAATGAAATACTATTTACTGGCTCTGGTGGAAAGAGGTTAAAGTTTGTCGCTGCCAGGGAACTCTTAACACTCTTTGAAATCGGAGCTGATGTATCATTCGATTTGAATCTGGTGCACGTGGATGTATTTACACTGGGACAACATCCAGACCACCCAAATTGTTTCTGCGTCAACTGGAATATTCCTGGTCACTACGATTACAGAAAGAAAGCCTTTCCAAAATCCATCTTCGCTCCTTCAAAGACATATCGTTTTGAAGGAATAGAGGTAAATGGAATGAATGACATCAAGGCTTATTTAGAAATTGAGTATGGGTATTTGGGCCTTGGTGCAATTTATGATTCTACAACCAAGCTTTATGTGAAAATACCAGAGCATTTGTTGAAAACGCTTGCTTTTGATGTTCAACAATATTTCACCTCGAATTCCACCTGCCCTGACCAATCTCCCCGAGAAACAGAAGTGATGGAATGA
- the LOC138020122 gene encoding uncharacterized protein isoform X2: protein MQTIFALLQAPVTSDSDEDNDEMGLEVLFKAEQDPQMLSFDMWGSCRPKNLQANLEENRKLKPLRVHILKLVIDYLDNINVNYFIYGGTALSVYREGGKMIEHDGDIDIAIFETDFARAVKNIDCLPAFQNGHVMMLHNCSLYQNDWFDADGNEILFTGSGGKRLKFVAARELLTLFEIGADVSFDLNLVHVDVFTLGQHPDHPNCFCVNWNIPGHYDYRKKAFPKSIFAPSKTYRFEGIEVNGMNDIKAYLEIEYGYLGLGAIYDSTTKLYVKIPEHLLKTLAFDVQQYFTSNSTCPDQSPRETEVME, encoded by the coding sequence CTACAGGCCCCAGTGACGTCTGACAGTGATGAGGACAACGACGAAATGGGTTTGGAAGTCCTTTTTAAAGCTGAACAAGATCCGCAGATGTTAAGTTTTGACATGTGGGGTTCATGCCGCCCCAAGAATTTACAAGCAAATCTTGAGGAAAACAGAAAGCTTAAGCCCTTACGTGTTCACATCTTGAAACTGGTTATTGACTACCTTGACAACATAAATGTGAATTATTTCATATACGGAGGCACAGCACTGTCAGTTTATCGTGAAGGTGGAAAAATGATTGAGCATGATGGTGATATTGACATTGCCATTTTCGAGACAGATTTCGCGAGAGCTGTAAAGAATATTGATTGTCTTCCAGCCTTTCAAAATGGTCATGTGATGATGTTACATAACTGTTCACTTTACCAGAACGACTGGTTTGATGCAGATGGCAATGAAATACTATTTACTGGCTCTGGTGGAAAGAGGTTAAAGTTTGTCGCTGCCAGGGAACTCTTAACACTCTTTGAAATCGGAGCTGATGTATCATTCGATTTGAATCTGGTGCACGTGGATGTATTTACACTGGGACAACATCCAGACCACCCAAATTGTTTCTGCGTCAACTGGAATATTCCTGGTCACTACGATTACAGAAAGAAAGCCTTTCCAAAATCCATCTTCGCTCCTTCAAAGACATATCGTTTTGAAGGAATAGAGGTAAATGGAATGAATGACATCAAGGCTTATTTAGAAATTGAGTATGGGTATTTGGGCCTTGGTGCAATTTATGATTCTACAACCAAGCTTTATGTGAAAATACCAGAGCATTTGTTGAAAACGCTTGCTTTTGATGTTCAACAATATTTCACCTCGAATTCCACCTGCCCTGACCAATCTCCCCGAGAAACAGAAGTGATGGAATGA
- the LOC138020122 gene encoding uncharacterized protein isoform X1, with translation MDECTSNDNALQAPVTSDSDEDNDEMGLEVLFKAEQDPQMLSFDMWGSCRPKNLQANLEENRKLKPLRVHILKLVIDYLDNINVNYFIYGGTALSVYREGGKMIEHDGDIDIAIFETDFARAVKNIDCLPAFQNGHVMMLHNCSLYQNDWFDADGNEILFTGSGGKRLKFVAARELLTLFEIGADVSFDLNLVHVDVFTLGQHPDHPNCFCVNWNIPGHYDYRKKAFPKSIFAPSKTYRFEGIEVNGMNDIKAYLEIEYGYLGLGAIYDSTTKLYVKIPEHLLKTLAFDVQQYFTSNSTCPDQSPRETEVME, from the coding sequence CTACAGGCCCCAGTGACGTCTGACAGTGATGAGGACAACGACGAAATGGGTTTGGAAGTCCTTTTTAAAGCTGAACAAGATCCGCAGATGTTAAGTTTTGACATGTGGGGTTCATGCCGCCCCAAGAATTTACAAGCAAATCTTGAGGAAAACAGAAAGCTTAAGCCCTTACGTGTTCACATCTTGAAACTGGTTATTGACTACCTTGACAACATAAATGTGAATTATTTCATATACGGAGGCACAGCACTGTCAGTTTATCGTGAAGGTGGAAAAATGATTGAGCATGATGGTGATATTGACATTGCCATTTTCGAGACAGATTTCGCGAGAGCTGTAAAGAATATTGATTGTCTTCCAGCCTTTCAAAATGGTCATGTGATGATGTTACATAACTGTTCACTTTACCAGAACGACTGGTTTGATGCAGATGGCAATGAAATACTATTTACTGGCTCTGGTGGAAAGAGGTTAAAGTTTGTCGCTGCCAGGGAACTCTTAACACTCTTTGAAATCGGAGCTGATGTATCATTCGATTTGAATCTGGTGCACGTGGATGTATTTACACTGGGACAACATCCAGACCACCCAAATTGTTTCTGCGTCAACTGGAATATTCCTGGTCACTACGATTACAGAAAGAAAGCCTTTCCAAAATCCATCTTCGCTCCTTCAAAGACATATCGTTTTGAAGGAATAGAGGTAAATGGAATGAATGACATCAAGGCTTATTTAGAAATTGAGTATGGGTATTTGGGCCTTGGTGCAATTTATGATTCTACAACCAAGCTTTATGTGAAAATACCAGAGCATTTGTTGAAAACGCTTGCTTTTGATGTTCAACAATATTTCACCTCGAATTCCACCTGCCCTGACCAATCTCCCCGAGAAACAGAAGTGATGGAATGA